A single genomic interval of Granulicella tundricola MP5ACTX9 harbors:
- the rsfS gene encoding ribosome silencing factor, giving the protein MPTTESYQLLLAAAAACEDKKAEDIRILALDPSESGLTDYFLICNGTNDRQNVAITDAIEIKLKHEFGTYPNSVEGRRQGEWILMDYVDFIVHVFSAEKRAFYGLERLRKSATTISVPELNAELKALIAKTRTKTGKSAKVAEPAEAAPVKSAAKKIVAKKAVAKKAVAKKAAAKKTTKKK; this is encoded by the coding sequence ATGCCCACCACTGAGAGTTACCAATTACTGCTCGCGGCCGCCGCGGCCTGTGAAGACAAGAAGGCGGAAGATATCCGTATCCTGGCGCTGGACCCTTCCGAGAGCGGCCTGACCGATTACTTCCTCATCTGCAACGGAACCAACGATCGCCAGAACGTCGCCATCACGGACGCCATCGAGATCAAGCTGAAGCATGAGTTCGGCACGTATCCGAACTCGGTGGAAGGCCGCCGCCAGGGCGAATGGATTCTGATGGACTACGTCGACTTCATCGTCCACGTCTTCTCGGCCGAGAAGCGCGCGTTCTACGGGCTGGAACGTCTGCGGAAGTCGGCAACGACCATCAGCGTGCCGGAGCTGAACGCAGAGCTGAAGGCGCTGATCGCCAAGACACGGACAAAGACTGGAAAGAGCGCCAAGGTAGCAGAGCCGGCGGAAGCCGCGCCTGTGAAGTCTGCAGCCAAGAAGATTGTTGCCAAGAAAGCAGTGGCGAAGAAGGCAGTGGCGAAAAAGGCGGCGGCGAAGAAGACTACGAAGAAAAAGTAG
- the nadD gene encoding nicotinate-nucleotide adenylyltransferase — MPSKLSRVALFGGTFDPPHRGHVAIARAAADRFALDTVLFAPAGRQPLKPEGCSTDYAERLEMTRLVCAEDARFAVSELDAPRKDGQPNYTVRTLEMLAEEMPGAAIFSIAGADSFRSLGHWREPQRLLELADWIVISRPGFLLAEPDGLALTPEQRARVHLLDAVHEDVSATGLRTRLAHGESCDELLTPSVAAFIAEHGLYRS, encoded by the coding sequence GTGCCTTCGAAGCTGAGCAGGGTTGCGCTCTTCGGCGGCACCTTCGATCCGCCGCACCGCGGACATGTGGCGATTGCACGCGCTGCCGCCGACCGCTTCGCGCTGGATACGGTGTTGTTCGCCCCCGCTGGCCGTCAGCCCTTGAAGCCGGAGGGCTGCTCGACGGACTATGCAGAGCGGCTGGAGATGACGCGGCTGGTCTGCGCGGAGGATGCCCGGTTTGCGGTCTCGGAGCTGGATGCGCCGCGTAAGGATGGGCAGCCGAACTACACCGTGCGCACGCTGGAGATGCTGGCCGAGGAGATGCCCGGCGCTGCGATCTTCAGCATTGCCGGCGCGGACAGTTTCCGCTCACTGGGCCACTGGCGTGAGCCGCAACGGCTGCTGGAGCTAGCTGACTGGATCGTCATCAGCCGCCCCGGATTTCTGCTCGCCGAGCCTGACGGCTTGGCGCTGACGCCGGAACAGCGGGCTCGCGTGCATCTGCTTGACGCGGTCCATGAGGATGTTTCAGCCACCGGATTGCGCACGCGGTTGGCTCACGGTGAGAGCTGTGACGAGCTTCTGACGCCTTCGGTCGCGGCGTTTATCGCGGAGCACGGTCTGTACCGCTCCTGA
- the obgE gene encoding GTPase ObgE, which translates to MFIDEARIRVKAGDGGNGCMAFRREKFVPRGGPSGGDGGHGGDVLMESSLSHNTLVHFRFNPEHKSQRGGHGLGSNCSGYAGEHTILKVPVGTVVYDDETGELIHDFSRVNESIVIARGGRGGRGNQHFATSTHQAPREHELGRSGEEKNFRLELRLLADAGLVGYPNVGKSTLISRVSAAKPKVANYEFTTLEPNLGVVSVGDWPHEQSFTIADLPGLIEGAHLGAGLGIQFLKHIERTSVIVHLVDVSDGSGRPDPVEDYKVITAELKSFDPALAEKPTLLVAAKIDAANPDKLKKLRAMAKRRKLPLYEISAVTGEGIEPLKFAVGELVQTHRPITVQEPLEVPKKHRAHYPPPANSAKGRA; encoded by the coding sequence ATGTTTATTGATGAAGCACGAATTCGAGTCAAAGCCGGCGACGGCGGTAATGGTTGCATGGCATTCCGGCGGGAGAAGTTCGTCCCGCGCGGCGGTCCGTCCGGCGGCGACGGTGGCCATGGCGGCGACGTTTTAATGGAATCCTCCCTGAGCCACAACACGCTGGTTCACTTCCGGTTCAACCCGGAGCACAAGTCGCAACGCGGCGGACACGGCCTGGGCTCCAACTGCTCCGGTTATGCAGGCGAACACACCATCCTGAAGGTTCCCGTCGGCACCGTCGTCTATGACGACGAGACCGGCGAGCTGATCCATGACTTTTCGCGGGTCAACGAGTCCATCGTGATCGCACGCGGGGGACGCGGTGGGCGCGGCAACCAGCACTTTGCCACCAGCACCCACCAGGCTCCGCGCGAGCATGAGCTTGGGCGCTCCGGCGAAGAAAAGAACTTTCGCCTGGAGCTTCGGCTGCTGGCCGATGCTGGGCTCGTCGGATACCCGAACGTGGGGAAATCCACGCTGATCTCGCGCGTGTCTGCCGCCAAACCGAAGGTCGCTAACTACGAGTTCACCACGCTGGAGCCAAACCTGGGCGTGGTTTCCGTGGGCGATTGGCCGCATGAGCAGTCGTTTACGATCGCCGACCTGCCGGGGCTCATCGAAGGCGCGCATCTTGGCGCCGGGCTGGGGATTCAGTTTCTCAAGCACATTGAGCGCACCAGCGTGATCGTGCATCTGGTGGATGTCTCGGACGGCTCCGGCCGACCTGACCCGGTTGAGGACTACAAGGTCATTACCGCCGAGCTGAAGAGCTTTGACCCGGCGCTGGCCGAGAAGCCGACGCTGCTGGTCGCGGCGAAGATCGACGCGGCCAACCCGGACAAGCTGAAGAAGCTGCGGGCCATGGCCAAGCGGCGCAAGCTGCCGCTCTACGAGATCTCCGCCGTCACGGGCGAGGGCATTGAGCCGCTGAAGTTTGCGGTTGGGGAGCTCGTCCAGACGCACCGGCCCATCACCGTGCAGGAGCCGCTGGAAGTGCCGAAGAAGCACAGAGCGCACTATCCGCCGCCGGCGAACTCCGCCAAGGGCCGGGCGTAA
- a CDS encoding TonB-dependent receptor has product MMFKQAARIAIVSTVIAGAGTFAGYGYAQSATEGAIGGTVQDSTGAVVPKANIVIHNNGTNAEQTVTSDDSGFFRVIRLQPGLYTVTVNAPGFRAFKSDKVDVTVGALTDVNSTLQTGSSTDTVEVTSDTAAINTTSPDFAGLIDQQTLQNLPVSNYRWSAYAALTPGVVVDGSGFGLLSFRGQSTLLNNVTIDGADDNQAYFSEERGRTRAGYSTAKASIQEFQVNTSNYSTEYGRSAGGVVNSVTKSGTNQFHGDLYFDDRDAEWGASNNYALQTVQNAAGAFVSTHIKPTDKRKQYGGAIGGPIWKDKVFFFFAGDRFDHNFPAVAAASVPATLYAVPDATLPAGKVCGTTGGTAPSTLDASVCTLQTNLGLPTYAAAATDYINGTAGLNSMLGVVPRKGLQDIFFPKVDWQINAKNHFNAELNRLRWVSPAGIQTGLVVFDGASSFGNDYVRDTFLISKLDSLITNNLSNEVRYQYGRDFEFEFNQTPTPYEQTNLVGPTIGGYTNPMGLPASVSITNIFTFGTPNFLNRAALPDERRWQIADTANYNRGKHNIKFGVDYVHTNDIVNNLFSGFGAYSYSTLTNYFTDLYLSQSAANTASSRYKYTSFTQGFGIPGLEFQTGDYAFFAEDNWKATKRLSLTYGIRYEYEQLPTPLSNLVNPALPQTGNHPSSKTNFGPRVGFAYDVFGSGKTILRGGYGEFFARILNGTIYNSLISTGLAAGQYTASFTPGQAGSPTFPRIIAAGSLSVPPNVVYFDPNFKTPEIHQADLTVEQDLGHNTVMSVTWLGSYGRRLANFTDTNLPTPTTQNYTVVDTSGKGPLAPGSIFTSKFYAKLPNTAVSPCLSQRPNCAYGAISDIFSGVNSNYEGLVGQINHRFSNHVSFSANYTWSHALDYGENNQTATTANNLLDPQNLRAEYGNSNQNVPNRFVINGVVTSPWKFTNTALKYLANDFEVAPSYALQSGLPYSMTSSGSLTSGFGGINGSNGTFRIPGIERNGFEQPKTNVLDLRISKRFAVTERVKLELLGESFNIVNHQNVTSVNALGYTVGSTGTLTFNTATASPTVSQFGARTATNSSNFQFAPRQLQLAARLQF; this is encoded by the coding sequence ATGATGTTCAAGCAAGCAGCACGTATCGCGATCGTGTCCACGGTCATTGCAGGTGCCGGAACCTTCGCGGGTTACGGGTACGCCCAGTCGGCTACGGAGGGCGCCATCGGCGGAACCGTTCAGGACTCCACTGGAGCAGTCGTTCCCAAGGCGAATATTGTCATCCACAATAACGGCACCAACGCAGAGCAGACCGTTACATCGGACGATTCCGGCTTCTTCCGCGTCATCCGTCTGCAGCCTGGTCTTTATACGGTTACGGTCAATGCGCCCGGCTTTCGCGCATTCAAGTCGGACAAAGTCGATGTCACGGTCGGCGCACTGACGGATGTGAACTCGACCCTCCAGACCGGTTCCTCCACGGATACCGTTGAGGTCACCAGCGATACGGCTGCGATCAACACCACCTCCCCTGACTTTGCTGGATTGATCGATCAGCAGACCCTCCAGAATCTACCGGTCAGCAACTATCGCTGGTCCGCGTACGCCGCCCTCACCCCGGGCGTGGTCGTCGACGGCAGCGGCTTCGGACTCCTCAGCTTCCGCGGGCAGAGCACTTTGCTCAACAACGTCACCATCGATGGTGCGGACGATAACCAGGCCTACTTCTCGGAAGAGCGCGGCCGCACCCGTGCCGGCTACTCCACTGCCAAGGCCTCCATCCAGGAGTTCCAGGTCAACACCTCCAACTATTCCACGGAATATGGCCGGTCCGCGGGCGGCGTCGTCAACTCCGTCACCAAGAGCGGTACAAACCAGTTCCACGGCGACCTTTACTTCGACGATCGTGACGCGGAGTGGGGCGCTTCCAACAATTACGCTCTCCAGACCGTGCAGAACGCGGCCGGCGCCTTCGTCTCCACACACATCAAGCCAACAGACAAGCGCAAGCAGTACGGCGGCGCCATCGGCGGCCCCATCTGGAAGGATAAGGTCTTCTTCTTCTTCGCGGGTGATCGCTTCGATCACAACTTCCCGGCGGTGGCGGCGGCCAGCGTTCCGGCCACCCTGTACGCGGTGCCGGATGCGACGCTTCCGGCCGGCAAGGTCTGCGGCACCACCGGCGGTACGGCCCCCAGCACTCTTGATGCCTCGGTCTGCACGCTCCAGACCAACCTCGGCCTGCCCACCTACGCCGCGGCTGCCACGGACTACATCAATGGCACCGCCGGCCTCAACTCCATGCTCGGCGTCGTTCCCCGCAAGGGCCTCCAGGACATCTTCTTCCCCAAGGTCGACTGGCAGATCAACGCGAAGAACCACTTCAATGCAGAGCTCAACCGCCTGCGCTGGGTCTCGCCCGCCGGCATCCAGACCGGGCTCGTCGTGTTTGACGGCGCATCCAGCTTCGGCAACGACTATGTCCGCGACACCTTCCTCATCAGCAAGTTGGACTCGCTCATCACCAACAACCTGAGCAATGAGGTCCGCTACCAGTACGGACGCGACTTTGAGTTCGAGTTCAACCAGACACCCACGCCTTATGAGCAGACCAACCTCGTCGGCCCCACCATTGGCGGCTACACCAACCCAATGGGTCTGCCGGCCAGCGTCTCCATCACCAACATCTTCACCTTCGGCACACCCAACTTCCTCAACCGCGCCGCGCTGCCGGATGAGCGCCGCTGGCAGATCGCCGATACCGCCAACTACAACCGCGGCAAACACAACATCAAGTTCGGCGTGGACTACGTTCACACCAACGACATCGTCAACAACCTCTTCTCCGGCTTCGGCGCGTACAGCTACAGCACCCTGACCAACTACTTCACGGACCTGTATCTCTCGCAGAGCGCGGCCAACACCGCCTCATCCCGTTATAAATACACGAGCTTCACCCAGGGCTTCGGTATCCCCGGACTCGAGTTTCAGACCGGCGATTACGCGTTCTTCGCAGAAGATAACTGGAAGGCCACCAAGCGTCTCAGCCTGACCTACGGTATCCGCTACGAGTACGAGCAGCTCCCCACGCCCCTCTCCAACCTCGTCAACCCGGCGCTTCCCCAGACCGGCAATCATCCCAGCAGCAAGACCAACTTCGGACCGCGCGTCGGCTTTGCCTACGACGTCTTCGGCTCGGGTAAGACCATCCTGCGCGGCGGCTACGGCGAGTTCTTCGCACGCATCCTCAACGGCACCATCTATAACTCGCTCATCAGCACCGGCCTAGCCGCCGGCCAGTACACCGCGTCCTTCACTCCGGGGCAGGCTGGATCGCCCACCTTCCCGCGCATCATCGCTGCCGGCTCTCTCAGCGTTCCGCCCAACGTCGTCTACTTCGACCCCAACTTCAAGACGCCTGAGATTCACCAGGCGGACCTGACGGTCGAGCAGGACCTGGGACACAACACCGTGATGAGCGTGACCTGGCTCGGCTCCTATGGCCGTCGCCTCGCCAACTTCACCGACACCAACCTCCCCACGCCCACCACTCAGAACTACACCGTAGTCGATACCTCGGGTAAAGGTCCCCTAGCCCCTGGTTCGATCTTCACCTCCAAGTTCTACGCCAAGCTGCCGAACACCGCTGTTTCACCTTGCCTCAGCCAGCGTCCCAACTGCGCCTACGGCGCAATCTCGGACATCTTCAGCGGAGTCAACTCGAACTACGAGGGTCTCGTCGGCCAGATCAATCACCGCTTCTCCAATCACGTCTCCTTCTCCGCCAACTACACCTGGTCGCATGCTTTGGATTACGGCGAGAACAACCAGACTGCCACCACCGCCAATAACCTGCTCGATCCGCAGAACCTGCGCGCAGAGTACGGCAACTCCAACCAGAACGTGCCTAACCGTTTCGTCATCAACGGTGTCGTGACCTCACCCTGGAAGTTCACCAATACAGCGTTGAAGTACCTGGCGAACGACTTTGAAGTGGCACCGTCTTATGCACTCCAGAGCGGTCTTCCGTACAGCATGACCAGCAGCGGTTCGCTCACCAGCGGCTTCGGTGGGATCAACGGCTCCAACGGAACCTTCCGCATCCCGGGCATTGAGCGCAACGGCTTCGAGCAGCCGAAGACCAACGTCCTCGATCTGCGGATCTCCAAGCGCTTTGCCGTCACGGAGCGCGTCAAGCTGGAGCTTCTCGGTGAGAGCTTCAACATCGTCAACCATCAGAACGTAACCAGCGTGAATGCGCTTGGATACACGGTCGGATCGACTGGTACGCTCACCTTCAACACCGCCACCGCAAGCCCCACGGTCTCCCAGTTCGGAGCCCGGACGGCCACCAACTCCAGCAACTTCCAATTCGCACCGCGCCAGCTTCAACTCGCGGCCCGGCTGCAGTTCTAA
- a CDS encoding TonB-dependent receptor, with translation MHSFRRSELYAATLAFSRLLQALGVLTALLLASPPDSAQSPVDGAIQGVVLDSRGAAVPHAALVLRNTDTGATRLGSTQSDGSFLLPHLPPGHYTLRITATEFVEAREIDLTVSLGETADLRTTLHLANLTPTAQTTDDTLARLSPALESTLTDSDLAQLPANAHRWQDLALTTSGAAPDQDDDGLFSANGLPSTQNSVLLDGASQNQSFSSVPAGSGSDAAPDPEADSDSAELATGPSHGLSRGRHAGIAYSFSQSAVREFRVTTQTYSALTGSAAGAILTSVSKSGGAIPHGSVFFLLRSQALAAANPLSLATTYNNGVATTQTIKPHDLRESYGGTMGGPIPHTAGMFGFYSFDQQRRGFPAISSPADPNFYTLTPTQLALLANRGVTRAASTAALTYLASITGSTPRRADQTLNFARLDWHATPHEEFGLQYNRVRWNSPAGLTDAPVVAVGRASLGNASGSLDAILARVTSTLSTRWINQFRLQYARDKQFETPQPNLPQEPGIGPGGQAPEVNIGPNGLLFGTPASLSQQAYPDERKLEAGDILSLQLGHHLLELGGSVSAVHDRVATLANAAGTFRYDSTRTTANAGGLVDFITDQTFNVNAYPNGGCPSINAAIHLFCFTSFSQSFGEQLAAFSTSEWAGFAQDTWRIRRNLNLTLGARYEYILLPIPTTPNSALDALFGTRAATSIFPEDRNNIGPRAGIAYEPFGNGHGTIRLGYGAYYGRLPGATIRSALADTALTNSTTRIRITPSAVTACPQVANQGFGYPCAFLTRPPAIVSSTTSAMMFDRHFRLPVVQQASLSLEGSLGRHASLSATYILNIDHQLQSSTDLNIAPSTSAAEFQLQGGTASPGVLSGETFVVPQYTARVTPTFGPVTDILSTANASYNALAVTAQMRGWHGLSARGSYTWSRAIDYGANLSATPRTNNQLDPFTNGYDKGLSALNYPQILRIVAVYAPRIHIQKRTTRTFLDHWELAPILLARSGRPYSYQLYGGPSLSGGHQSINGSGGALYLPTVGRNTLRLPSAINADLRISRAFTPGGHIRSEPLKLRLSAEIFNLPNRTNLSSVETRAFLVGTKTAGITPLVFQDAAAIAAEGLNTQPFGTPTAASTSLARERQIQLSLHLEF, from the coding sequence ATGCACTCGTTCCGCCGCTCAGAGTTGTACGCGGCAACACTCGCCTTCTCCCGCCTTCTTCAAGCGCTGGGAGTGCTCACTGCGCTGCTTCTCGCGAGCCCTCCCGATTCCGCCCAAAGCCCGGTCGATGGAGCCATCCAGGGCGTCGTCCTCGACTCCCGCGGTGCAGCCGTCCCCCACGCTGCCCTCGTCCTGCGCAACACGGACACCGGCGCAACCCGCCTCGGCTCCACGCAGTCTGACGGCTCCTTCCTCCTCCCGCATCTGCCCCCCGGCCACTACACCCTCAGGATCACCGCAACCGAGTTTGTCGAGGCACGCGAGATCGACCTCACAGTCAGCCTGGGCGAGACTGCGGACCTCCGCACGACCCTCCATCTCGCCAACCTTACACCCACCGCACAGACCACGGACGACACCCTCGCACGTCTGTCGCCCGCGCTTGAATCCACCCTCACAGATAGCGATCTGGCCCAGCTTCCAGCCAACGCTCATCGTTGGCAGGACCTGGCCCTGACGACCTCCGGCGCGGCCCCGGACCAGGATGACGACGGCCTCTTCAGCGCCAACGGTCTACCTTCCACCCAGAACAGCGTGCTGCTGGACGGAGCAAGCCAGAACCAGAGCTTCAGCTCCGTCCCAGCAGGCTCCGGTTCGGACGCCGCCCCGGACCCGGAGGCGGATTCAGACTCAGCCGAGCTCGCCACCGGCCCATCCCATGGCCTGTCGAGAGGACGTCACGCAGGCATCGCCTACAGCTTCTCCCAATCCGCCGTGCGCGAGTTCCGCGTCACCACCCAGACCTACTCCGCCCTCACCGGCAGCGCCGCCGGGGCCATCCTCACCTCGGTCTCAAAGTCCGGCGGTGCCATCCCGCACGGCTCCGTGTTCTTCTTGCTGCGCTCGCAGGCCCTCGCCGCCGCCAACCCGCTCTCGCTGGCCACCACGTACAACAATGGCGTCGCCACCACCCAGACCATCAAGCCGCACGACCTCCGTGAGAGCTATGGCGGAACTATGGGTGGTCCCATCCCGCACACCGCCGGCATGTTCGGCTTTTACTCGTTCGACCAGCAGCGCCGCGGCTTCCCCGCCATCTCCTCACCCGCCGACCCCAACTTCTATACCCTCACGCCCACGCAACTCGCCCTCCTCGCCAACCGCGGCGTCACCCGCGCAGCATCTACCGCCGCCCTGACCTACCTTGCCTCAATCACCGGTTCCACCCCCCGCCGAGCCGACCAGACCCTGAACTTCGCACGGCTCGACTGGCACGCCACCCCGCATGAAGAGTTCGGCCTCCAGTACAACCGAGTCCGTTGGAACTCCCCCGCCGGCCTCACGGACGCGCCCGTCGTCGCCGTCGGCAGAGCCAGCCTGGGCAACGCCTCAGGCAGTCTCGACGCCATCCTCGCCCGCGTCACCTCCACCCTCAGCACGCGCTGGATCAACCAGTTTCGACTTCAGTACGCCCGCGATAAGCAGTTTGAGACCCCGCAGCCCAACCTCCCACAGGAGCCCGGCATCGGCCCTGGAGGTCAAGCTCCGGAGGTCAATATCGGCCCCAACGGCCTGCTCTTCGGCACCCCGGCGTCGCTCTCACAGCAGGCCTACCCGGATGAGCGCAAGCTTGAAGCCGGGGACATCCTCTCGCTCCAGCTCGGCCATCATCTCTTAGAGCTTGGGGGCTCCGTCTCCGCCGTACACGATCGCGTCGCCACCCTCGCCAACGCAGCCGGCACCTTCCGTTACGACAGCACCCGCACCACCGCCAACGCAGGCGGCCTCGTCGACTTCATCACCGACCAGACCTTCAACGTCAACGCCTACCCCAACGGCGGTTGCCCATCGATCAACGCGGCCATCCATCTCTTCTGCTTCACCAGCTTCAGCCAGAGCTTCGGAGAGCAACTTGCAGCCTTTAGCACGTCAGAGTGGGCCGGCTTCGCACAGGACACCTGGCGCATCCGCCGCAACCTGAACCTCACCCTCGGCGCACGGTATGAGTACATCCTCCTGCCCATCCCCACCACGCCAAACTCCGCTCTGGATGCACTCTTCGGCACCCGCGCCGCCACCAGCATCTTCCCGGAAGACCGCAACAATATCGGCCCCCGCGCGGGGATCGCCTATGAGCCCTTCGGCAACGGTCACGGCACCATCCGCCTCGGCTACGGAGCCTACTACGGCCGTCTCCCCGGTGCGACTATCCGCTCTGCCCTCGCCGATACCGCCCTCACGAACTCCACCACCCGCATCCGCATCACCCCGTCCGCCGTCACCGCCTGCCCGCAGGTCGCAAATCAAGGCTTCGGCTACCCCTGCGCCTTCCTCACCCGGCCACCCGCGATCGTCTCCTCCACCACCTCCGCCATGATGTTCGATCGCCACTTCCGCCTGCCCGTCGTCCAGCAGGCCAGCCTCTCGCTGGAAGGCTCGTTAGGCCGCCACGCGAGCCTCTCCGCCACCTATATCCTCAACATCGATCACCAGCTCCAAAGCTCCACCGACCTCAACATTGCCCCGTCCACCTCAGCAGCCGAGTTCCAGCTCCAGGGCGGAACCGCCTCCCCCGGCGTCCTCTCCGGCGAGACCTTCGTCGTCCCCCAATACACCGCCCGCGTCACCCCCACCTTCGGCCCCGTCACCGACATCCTCTCCACCGCCAACGCCAGCTACAACGCCCTCGCCGTCACCGCCCAGATGCGCGGCTGGCACGGCCTCAGCGCACGCGGCAGCTACACCTGGTCCCGCGCCATCGACTACGGTGCCAACCTCTCCGCCACCCCCCGCACCAACAACCAGCTTGATCCATTCACCAACGGTTACGACAAGGGCCTCAGCGCCCTCAACTACCCCCAGATCCTTCGCATCGTCGCCGTCTACGCTCCTCGCATTCACATACAAAAGCGCACAACCCGCACCTTCCTCGACCACTGGGAACTAGCCCCCATCCTCCTCGCCCGCAGCGGCCGCCCATACTCCTACCAGCTCTACGGAGGCCCCAGCCTCAGCGGTGGCCACCAAAGCATCAACGGCTCCGGCGGCGCACTCTACCTCCCCACCGTCGGCCGCAACACCCTCCGCCTGCCGTCAGCCATCAACGCAGACCTCCGCATCAGCCGAGCCTTTACCCCCGGCGGTCACATCCGCTCCGAGCCCCTCAAGCTCCGCCTCTCCGCCGAGATCTTCAACCTCCCCAACCGCACCAACCTCTCCTCGGTAGAAACACGCGCCTTCCTCGTAGGCACCAAGACCGCCGGTATCACCCCGCTGGTATTCCAGGACGCCGCCGCCATCGCCGCCGAAGGCCTCAACACCCAACCCTTCGGCACCCCCACCGCCGCCAGCACCAGCCTTGCCCGCGAGCGCCAGATTCAGCTCTCCCTGCACCTGGAGTTCTAA